A region of Emticicia oligotrophica DSM 17448 DNA encodes the following proteins:
- a CDS encoding LuxR C-terminal-related transcriptional regulator, translating into MINIILIDDHIIFGEGITNLLSLNQNFNFIGFYSKTEGLDEIFENNRIDVVLLDVSVIPINGIDYCKYIKTKFHNPKVLFFTMHFDDLIIGRAMKAGANGFITKNNTKDVLFEGIEQIMNGNIFYSPDVEKILLKQYKHEEMKGLPILSSREKEVLELIILGKTSHEIADKLFISTKTVEFHRSNLLIKFDAKNVVDLTREAIKMGIVKINN; encoded by the coding sequence ATGATAAATATTATCCTAATTGATGACCATATCATTTTTGGAGAAGGTATCACCAATTTACTATCATTAAATCAAAATTTTAACTTTATCGGGTTTTACTCAAAAACGGAAGGCCTAGACGAAATTTTTGAAAACAATAGAATAGATGTTGTTTTACTTGATGTTTCTGTTATTCCCATCAATGGCATTGATTACTGTAAATACATAAAAACCAAATTTCATAATCCAAAAGTATTATTTTTTACAATGCACTTCGATGACCTTATTATTGGTAGAGCTATGAAGGCCGGAGCCAATGGATTTATTACAAAAAATAACACAAAGGATGTATTATTTGAAGGGATTGAACAAATAATGAATGGAAATATTTTCTACTCCCCAGATGTAGAGAAAATTCTTCTTAAGCAATACAAACATGAAGAAATGAAGGGATTACCTATTTTATCCAGCCGTGAAAAAGAGGTCTTAGAACTTATCATTTTAGGAAAAACTAGTCATGAAATTGCAGACAAATTATTTATTTCTACTAAAACCGTTGAATTCCATCGAAGTAATTTACTTATAAAGTTTGATGCAAAAAATGTAGTAGATTTAACTCGAGAAGCCATTAAAATGGGCATTGTAAAAATCAATAATTGA